Within the Bacteroidia bacterium genome, the region GCCGCGGCGCCGTTACTGATATTCAGCCCCTGGTAACTGAAGCCGGGTGCCAGGGCCGGAAGAACCTGTTTAATAGAAGCGGAGCCCCGCATTCCGGGATGATAGTACCATTTTTTCTTAAAAGGCTCCATGAGATCCGTAACCTTCGCAATGGCGGTATTCAGTCCGGAGGCACTTTCCGGAAACCGCCCGGCACAATTTTTCATAATGCTACGTTCAAAGCTTGCATTATATGCCAGAATGGTGCCGGCGTTTGCGATGACCTTTACCAATTCCTTTGTAAACTCCGGCCGCGGATCTTCCCCGGGTGGAGCTACAAAGTCGTGGTGCTTCAACGTTGCGCCGGGAGCATCCAGCACATGCGCGGAGAACTGAAATGGGATTTGCTCATACGGATGAGACCCTCTGTAGACCGGGATAGCCGGCATCATGGTTTCAAAATCAAGAAAGATCAATGGGAAGTTCAGTCCGCTCAGGAATTGCTGCAACAATTCCTTTTCTATATGTACCGTGTTACTCCGGAGACAGGAAGCCTGAATCCGGACATCACGCGTGTCCAGGTCATCCGTTGACAGATCTGTGATGAGAATCTTTCCCGTATGATACCACTCATACACTCTCTGCATACTCACCCCGCCCAGGTCGAATACGGTATGATCCTTGGGAAGATGACTTCGGCAATGAGAAAAAAAATCGCAGGTGTACGGATAATGACACTGTTCTCCTATGGAAATATCCGGCGTCAAGTTTTGCTGAAGCATGGAGATCAGCTTTGCGGCCCGTGCTGCAATCTGCTCATTCTTCGATGCGATCTCCTTCCCTACCGGCACAACGGTAAAAAGCCGGTGTACATCCAGCCGCTCCTCCAGAATATAAGAAGTATCAATGTGTACCAGGGAAAATTCCTTCAGCGGCACTCCGCTTCCGGAAATAACATAGTACTGAATGGCGGCATCCTCGAGATATACGGGAGATATGCGCGCAGAAGATTTTACCTCATACCCTGACCACATCTCTCCTTCCCTGACCAGTATATCCAGCGCCACCATAATGCCGTTGAATTCAAATGCAGCTTCGTAAATAACAGGCATCCCTTCATCCATCCATTGCCGGGTACGTCGGATCCACTCCGAAGTCTTTTTATATGAACCCGGAAAAGCGTCCTTCCCGCCGGGAAAAAGCTCGCGTGCCTTCTCTCCCACCAGGTGACCGCGCGAAAAAATAGCCTGCCTTTTTTCATCAAGCGGATCCCGTAGTGAAGGAAAATGCCGGCTCAGGTACAAGGCCTTCTCACACTGAACGCCTCTGATAAAGGAAGATTTTGACAACAGGTGCTGTGCCATAAAAAAAAACCCGCCAAACGGCGGGTTGTAAGATTATAAAAAAAGAGGCGTCAGTTTGCTTTTACACCGTTATTCCACTTTTCAGTGAAATAGTGGTTCCCTTTCTCATCGTAGAACTTCCACTCTCCGTTTTTCTGACCATTCGTATAGGAACCTTCTGTGTTCTTATTTCCATTGGAATGATATGCTACCCAAAACCCATCCTGAATCATTCCGGCTTTCATTTTTCCCTCAGAATGCTTTTTTCCATCGCTGTAGTAATAAACAGCTTTGCCGGTAGAGAAATCGATATCAGACTCCACCGATCCGTTCTCATACCAAGATTGCCAGTGGCCGGTCATAACACCATTGTTGTAATATTCCACAGAAGCGAGCTGGCCATTCTGGTGCCAGTGCTGCCATTTTCCAATGCGGATGGCAGTAGACATCTTTTGAGCTTTCTGCTCTTTGGTGTCAGTAGAGAGAATTTCAACAGCTGACTGGTACTGCCCCTCCAGTTTCTTTTTTCCGTCGGGCCAGTTCTCCGTGTAGGTATACTGTCCGAATGCAAAAAGTGCGCAAAGAGCGAAGGCGAGAGATAAAATAGTTTTTTTCATTTTCAAGGTTAATTGGTAGAACAAAATTAGACCTTATATGGTTCTTTTACAAACCTTTACATAAAGACAGGTTCAAGCATGCTCAGGTTGCACAGGAATCGCTATATTTGTAAGTAGCTAACTTGCTGAATGTCAGATAATTTAAAACTTATCTTATATTTTCTTCTACCCTTGCTTCTTCTCAGCTCCGGGAACAGTTGCATAGCACAGCTGGCGGCAGAGGCCGGGAATTCAGTTTCAGCCTGTCCGAATCAGACCTACACTATTGGGGGGAGTCCAACCGCACTAGGCGGATCTCCACCCTATAGTTACCTATGGACCCCGTCGCAGGGCCTGAGTAATCCGAATAGCGCAAATCCCCTTTTAACTCCCACCACCGCCGTGTGGATGTATTATGTTCAGGTAACGGACGCAGTGGGTAACACCGCTATTGATTCCATGAATGTTTGGCACCAGGGAGCAATGTTTTCAGGGGCGGGTAATGACACGGGAGTTTGCTTTGGAGAAACGGTGGTACTGGGAGAGCCGGGTAATTCAAGCAGCGGTTTGACTTTTGCATGGTTGCCGGCGGTGGGATTACCGAACCCCTCCGCTCCCAATCCGCAATGCACCATCAATACCACCACCACGTATACTGTTACTATCTCAGGTGGGATATGTCCGGTGATGACGGAGACCGTTACCGTAACGATCTATGCACTGCCGGCTGTATCAGCAGGTCCGGATGTTACCATTAACGAAGGAGATGTTACTACGCTGTCGGCCTCCGGTGCCTCGCAATACTGGTGGACACCAAACAATACACTATTATATGCCACAACGGCAAATCCGGATGCTTTTCCACTGACCACTACTACCTATCTAGTGGTTGGCACCAGTGCTGAAGGCTGTTTTGGCTACGATCAGGTTACCGTATTTGTGAACCCGTATGACAGCCTGATCTTTTACAACACCTTCACTCCCAACAACGATGGTGACAATGATTTTTTCTATATCGGGAACGTATTCAAGTATCCCGACAACAAACTCACTATTTACAACCGCTACGGAAATATTGTATATATGACCACCCCCTATTTGAATTTATGGGACGGTGAAAACTTTGGTGAAGATGTTCCTGACGGAACGTATTATTATATTTTTGATGACGGGAAAGGGAGAAAGTATTTCGGATCTGTAACCATCATTCGATGAAGATTAGTATTGCATCTCTCCTGATTTTTGCCACGCTGGTTCTTCCTGCGCAGCAGATGCCCTACTTCACTCAGGTACGTACCAACGCGGTGTTTTTTAATCCGGCAGTGCTGGGCACAAAACGGCTGATTGATCTTCGCTTCAATTACCGGAACCAGTGGGTGGGTTTTGATGGGCAACCTAAAACCCAGGGCTTTAATCTGAATTCGCGCCTGTACAAGGGAAAAATGGGAGCCGGTATTCAATACTGGACCGACATAACCGGACCAACTGAAAGGGATCTGTTCAGTGTGGGGTATGCCTATCATTTTCGCTACCCGGATATTGAAATGTCGCTTGGAGTAAGTGCTAATTTCTACAAATATTTCATCAATGGAGCCGCAATAACCATCCGCAATTCGCAGGATAAGACCATTGACCGCAGCATCCTGGCCGATGACCGTTTCTTTGACATGAATGCCGGATTTTTGTTATACAACGATCGCTTTCATGTCGGACTCTGCGCTCAGAATCTCATTCAGCAGTCGGCCGAATTTTACGATGGGGTTCCGGATTCCGTTAAAGGAGCGATTATAAAAATGGTTCCGCATCCGTTTTTCACCGTAGGATACAATTGGGCCGGGCACCCGGACTTTGTCTGGGAAAACACCTTTAATGCCGGCTATATTACCGGGGCAACCATCACGATGGATTATTCCCTGCGCATTTTTATCCGCAACAAAATGATCGGCGGCGCCAGCTACCGGCTAAAGGATGCCGTGGCGCTTCACGCAGGATTCATCCTGCTGGATCAATGCCAGATAGTCTATTCATATGACATTGGGATGTCGGCTTTACGGAAAGCACATCAAAATACGCATGAAATTTCGCTGGTATGGAGTTCCGACCTGGAATTTATTTTTGGAAAACGCAGGGGGAATAATGCTTTCGCACGGGAAAAGTTTCAGTACATGTTTTGAGGGACGGGGTTCCCGGGTGTGAAAAGCGGGCCACAAGACTTGTTCACTGACCAGCCAATTCCTGTTGCTTTTTCCAAATCATACGGCCAAGGAAAAACTGGGGAATCACGAACTGAACTGCACCGGCGATCACAGAAACATACACGACCATCTTGTTCCATGTTTCCAGAAAATTTGCTTCAGGCATGGGGATCATCGCGTAGAATTGACCCATCATCGGAAGGAAATGTAAATAACAAAGCACTCCCCAGATGATCATGCAAACGCTGATGGCAATGTGAAGCCACAATGCCTGCTGAAGCAAGCGTTCGAGGTAGATACCCAGAAAAACATAGCCCAGCCCGAACAACACAAGCCACAACCCGTAATTCACCAACTCATCCATTACAGACATGATGAATCCGAAAACAGGGTCAGCGGCAACATGCTGATCCAGGCCCGCAATAAAATCGAAGAAGGAAGAATTTCCGTACATGGCGGCCCCACCAACAATGAAGTATCCGCCCAAGCAGTAACAGAATATTTTGATGTCTTTCAAGTCAGAAGATCAATCCATGGTCTTCAGTTCCGCAACCAGCTCTGTCAACGCCTTTTTTGCGTCTCCGAAGAACATGGAACATTTCGGATCATAGAACAACAGATTGTCAATTCCCGCATATCCCGCATTCATGGAACGCTTGTTCACAATGATATTCTTTGCTTTATCCACTTCAAGGATCGGCATTCCGTAAATGGGTGAAGAAGGGTCAGACTTTGCAGCAGGGTTCACCACGTCGTTGGCTCCAACAATCAGCACCACATCGGTTTGTTCAAACTCCGGGTTGATCTCATCCATTTCCACGAGCTTGTCGTACGAAACGTTAGATTCCGCCAACAATACATTCATATGGCCGGGCATACGGCCGGCTACAGGGTGAATGGCATATTTAACTTCTACACCGCGTTCTTCAAGAATGTTTTCCAATTCCTTGATCACGTGTTGTGCCTGTGCAACAGCCAGTCCGTATCCGGGAACAATCACCACTTTTTTGGAATAGTTCATCATCACCGCAATGTCCGTAACGCTGGCATCTTTAATGGTTCCCTTCACCTCCGGTCCGCTGCCTGTAGCTGTGCTTCCGCCTCCGAATGCACCGAATATCACATTGGCGAGTGAACGGTTCATAGCTTCGCACATTACGAATGTCAGGAGGGTTCCGGCAGAACCAACAAGAATACCTCCGGTGAGCATTACTTTATTATCGTACAGGAATCCCCCGAATGCTGCTGCTAATCCTGTGAATGAGTTCAACAGAGATATGACCACCGGCATATCTGCCCCTCCGATCGGAATTACAAACATGACTCCATAGAGGATGGCAGCGGCGAAACACAACCAAACCAGCTGATAATTCCCACCGGAATAAACAAGATAAGCTCCAAATCCGAGCAATCCGATCAATACCAGGTTATTGATGATGTTGTACATGGGAATACGGACCGGCTTATTCATAGTACCATTCAATTTCAGGAAGGCAATAACTGAACCTGAGAAAGAAACTGAACCAATGATCAGTCCTGCAATAATGGCAAGTAGTGTGGGAACCTGAGTTCCGATCAGCTCGCGGATGGTTTCTGCATTCTGACCTTCTTCAATAGCGGTGTGGATCAGTTCATACGGATGATGGAATTCAATCAGCGAAATAAGCGCGGCACAGGCTCCTCCCATCCCGTTGAACATGGAAACCAGCTCAGGCATTTTGGTCATTTGCACCGACTTTGCCGTATACCAGCCCACAGCCGTACCCACAGCAATAGCCGCAAAGATGAGGCCGTAGATCATACCGCTTACCTCATAATTGTGAAGGAAGATGGTTCCCAGAATGGCAACCGTCATACCGAAGGCTCCGAGTAGATTTCCTTTTCGGGCTGTCTTGGCATTTCCCATCCATTTTAAACCCATAATAAAGGTTATCGAACCGATGAGGTAACAGATTTCTAAGAGATTCGCTTTCATATTTCTTTCGAGTAAAAAATATATTTAATTCGTTCCGAAGTGCAAGGTGCTGCGTTACTTTTTCTTTTTGAACATTTCGAGCATGCGGTCTGTCACCACGAATCCACCAACCACGTTCAGGGTTCCGAGGAATACTGCCAGTGTACCGAGCACGAGCGAAAGAGTGTTTTCAGGATCGATCTGCAACATAACCAGAATAGCACCGATGATCACCACCCCGTGAATGGCATTGGCACCAGACATCAAAGGTGTATGGAGTACAGAAGGCACTCCGCCGATCACTTCAACTCCCACAAAGATGGAGAGGATAACGAAGTAGATCATTTCGCGGTTAGAAGTGAAGAAATCTAAGATGTTTTCCATAAAATTATGGTTTGAGTTTATGTTTCAGATTAGGCGGTAGCTGCTTTCAACACACTTGGGTGAACGGCCTTGCCACTATGAACAATCAGAGATCCTTTGGTGATCTCCTCTTCCATCTCCCACTTGAATTTGTCTTTATCTGCGAGGTGAAGGAGAAAAGTCTGGATGTTCTTGGCGTATAATTCAGACGCATTCATCGGGAGCAGGGAAGGAATATTTCCTTCGCCAATAATAGTTACTCCGTGTTTTTGCACCGTCTTGTTTACTTCAGAACCCACTACGTTTCCGCCGGATTCTACGGCCATATCAAGCACCACAGAACCAAAGCGCATGGATTTCACCATATCTTCTGTAACCAGTACGGGGGCTTTACGCCCGGGAATCAACGCGGTGGTGATCACCACGTCTGCATCCTTTACGTGCTTGGCAACAAGCTCCTGCTGCTTTTTCAAAAATTCTTCGGAAACGCCCTTTACATAACCGCCTTCAATTTTGATGGATGTATCTCCTTTTACTTCGATGAATTTTCCACCGAGCGATTCTACCTGCTCTTTTGTTTCAGGACGGATGTCGGAAACTTCCACCACAGCGCCCAGACGTTTTGCCGTAGCAATCGCCTGCAGTCCGGCTACACCGGCTCCGAAGATCACGATCTTAGACGGACGGATGGTTCCGGCCGCGGTGGTCATCATGGGAAGAATTTTTCCCAGTGTATTCGCACACATGAGTACTGCTTTATATCCGGCGAGGTTAGCCTGAGAAGAAAGTGCATCCATCTTTTGTGCACGGGAGATACGGGGCACTGCATCCATGGAGAACGCACTCACTCCGGCCTTTTCGCAGGCAGACACCAGGTCCGGGTTGGTAGCGGCGAACATGAAGGAGATCAGGATTGCATCCTTCTTCATCTTTGCAACTTCATCCGGAGATGGAGCGTTTACTTTGAGAACCACATCTGCACTGTAAACCTGGTCTTTACTTCCAAGGCTTGCACCAGCTGCAGTGTATACTTCATCCGCATAGAAAGAATTTTGTCCGGCTCCATTCTCCACCACAACCTCGAATCCTTTCTTTACCAGATCCTTCACCACGTCGGGGCTGAGCGCCACGCGGTTTTCTCTTGGTTTAAGTTCTTTGGGTACACCTAACTTCATTGTTCTTAGGATTTTAGGGTACCGAAAGTAGGAAAAAATAAGGCAGGTCAGGAAGGATATCGACCAATGTGGTGAAATTTAGGCTAAGAGTTGGGAATCAGGGGATTAGTGGTAGTGGTAGTAGTGATGGTAGTGGGATGAAACATTTTGAAAACAGTTCCGTTAAAGTAAGAGCATTCAGAATTCCGGAATAGTTCCGGATGGCAACCGACCACTCTTCCAGGGTGTGAAGAGAAAAAACAAGGCACGGTGCCGTGGACCAGACCGTCCGATGCGCGTTTAACAAAACGAAAAATGGAATTCATTGACCGTGCTCTTTACTATTTTCTCTCTTTTCTGATCCGGGAAACGGAGCGATTCGTTTCTTACTTGAAAAAAGCTGAGCAATCCTGCTCTTTCCGGGAATTAAACGACCAACGCAGGATGATCATTCTGATGAGGCAGGAATTCAAGAACATTAAAGAACAGGAAACCGTGAGAAAATCAGAGGAATTCAAAGCGACATTGTTCAAAACCACCGAGCTGAAAATAGCAAGAATTGTATCCGCATCCCGTCGGAATAACTCCCGTATTAAAGAGTTGTATGAGAAAAATCTGGACCTCAAGGAATGGGAAAAGAAATTAAATTTCATTCTTACCGATAGTTATCTGGAGAAAAAATACAGAAATAGGGAACTCAGTTTGTTTAAAAATTACATTGAGAAAGGGTATTGGAAATATGAAGGATCTAAAGAAGACACAAGAAAAAGGAAGAAGTGACCTTGCATGGAAACTGCATTATGCAGTCAGCCGTCTGGGATTCACTCAAATGGGCTCCTGCGACCATGAACGTTACAAATCCTGCGAACGATTCTTACTGGCATTCGCAGACCACGTTTTAGCCGGCGGTGATCCGGATATTTCAGCTGAAGATCTTAGGCGAAAATTGTTCTGAATTTTCGCTTTTACCTTGAAATAAGAAATGGCTTCGAAAAGGCATGACTTCCAGTCCGCAAAACCACTATGTAAATTCCATCCGGGAGATCGCTTACGTCTATCTGTGTATGGTCTTGTGAAGTTCGCTTTTCAGAAAGCACCAGCTGCCCATAAGCGTTGGAAATTTCAAGCTGAAAATTCTCACCAAAGGTTGAAATCACATTAAGTTGATTGGAAACCGGGATGGGGAAGATGTGAAACGGCTCAGGTTGTGTTCCGGAATTCATTCCCGTAATTTCCGAACAATTCACCGAAACCCCGGCAAATCCCCAGCCTGCACCGGCGATTCCGGTTACTGTGATGGTATTCACTCCGGTGGTCAGGAGCATCACATCGGAATAGGAATAATTTCCCTGAGCATTTGTATTGCTTCCCACGATATTACCTCCAATGAAATAGACTCCATCAGGCCCGGGAGAAAGACCGCAAACCACTTTTGGAAGATAGGTGGCTGTGGAATAATTCATGGTATACGGACTTCCATTTACGGTTACACTCACCACATCATCGTCGTTCATTCCCCAGACCCGTATCATCGGATAATCTTCAGGATTGGTAAAGGTCATGGTCACACTCATTCCACCTCCGCTGAGCCATCGCGTAGGGTCAATGGGAGCACAACCGTAACTCTGGAAAGAGCCGCCGGTGAAAGACCATGTTACACTATCCGTAAGACTAGATGTGGAAGGCACATAGTGGCATTGGGAGAAAAGATGGCATGAAATAAAGAGGGTTATTACCGCAAGTGATAATTTTTTCATGAGCCTGTTTATCTTAAGTTATGGTTTTTTCGATATCATCACCTTCACCTTGCCCACAAGTATAGGCGTTTCGACATAAACGGGAATTTTCCGGTGATCATCCGTAGCCCACACCGTCATACCCTCTCCCCCCGAAAAGATAGTGCCTTCGATCAGCAAAGGACTGAATTTGATACATTTAATCTTCCCCAGTTTACCAATCTGCTTCTCTTCCTTACCCAGATACCGGATAAACACCGAATGTGTCTGGTTTTCCAGGTACAGATTCAACGGAATAGTATCGTTCACTTTGTATTTATTAAAATCCATGCAGCGGGCATAGTAAATGGCAGTCATTACATCCACCACACAGGAACCAAAGGTTACAGAATCCACTCTGACTTCCTTTTCCTTCCTTACCATTGTATATACTTTGTTTTTCTTATGGCTGAAGCGTGCGTCCTCGTACATCACACGACCTCCTTCATTAATATCCCTCCGGTAGCGGTAAGGCTTCAGGGTGGCTGTATCGGCATAGCTGTCGTAATAATCCCGTACTTTATATATAAAGTCATACTTGTCATACGTTCTACCCCTTCCTACGAAGTGATATGCAGGTTTCCCATCGTATGTACCCAACTCCGTGGTGAATGAGGCATAACCGGCTTCCACCCAGATGACTCCCCAGTTATACATGACCCGGTAATCGAGCCGTTCTCCAGCCTCAAAAGCATTGACTTCTATCGGGCATTCGGGGTCGGTACCGGAAAGAAAGAAAGGGAAGACCAGGAGGATCAACCAGCGCATGGTCAAATATACGGAAGCCGGAGAAATGCCGTTCCTGAAGGCGCAACATGGCATGAAATTGGAACAGGCCTTTTTGGTACCTTTAAGCCCGGCCTTTTGATGAATTTCAGGTTTCATATTTTCATTTACGTTCTGCTGTCTGTGCCGGCCCTGCTGAATGCACAGAAAAGAACCGTGGACTCTCTCCTGCAGGTGCTCGAAACCGCGCCAGACAGGGAGAAAATCAGGATCTACCTCAAACTCTCCAATACGGTAATGCAGGGCAAACCCACCCGGGGTGTTTATTATGCCAAGGAAGCGCTATACCTTGCCCGCCAGTTTAAGGATGATTCTGCCCGTGCCAATGCCTGGCATTCTACAGGAACCGCTTACATCTACTTTCCGGATTATTATGAGGCTTCCATTTACCTCGATTCCGCCCTGCAGATGCGCACTTCGCTTAACGATACCCTTGGATGCGCCAAAACCCTGAATAACCTCGGGCTCGCCAACTTTAATGAAGGCGAATACCGCAAGGCCATTGATTTCTACTCCCGCTCTATTGAAAAAAGAAAGCAAAGCGGAGACCTGAAAGGAATCGTGAACTCGCTGATGGGTATCGGGAACAGCTATCGCTCCATCGGCGAATTTGAAGAGGCCTATAAATATTTCAATGAAGGCCTGCATTACGCGGAGCAGTTAAAAGACGACGATCAGATCGCAACGGCCTATATCAACATTGCCATCCTCTACTCTGACCAGAAACGCTATAGCGAAGCCCTGGTGTATCAGCTGGACGCCCTGGAAATCAAACAGAAATCAGGAAGCAAAAAAAGTATTGCCAGCGCCCTGAGCAATGTGGGCACCACCTACATGAACCTCAAGAATTATGGAGAGGCACTCCATTTTCTCCTGCAGTCGTTAAAGATCAGAGAAGAAATTAACGATCAGAAAGGAATGGGTACCACCTGCAACAATATCGCCGAATTGTTTCTTGCGATGGGAGAATATAAAAAAGCCCAGGAATATTGCGAGCGCTCCTTACAGATCCGGGAGGACATGGGCGACCGGCCGGGCATTGCTTCAACGCTGTCCAATCTGGCCACTATATATGAAAAACTGGGAAGAATTCAGGATGCCATTAACACCCTTGAACACAGCAGAGAGATCTTTGAAGAACTGGAATCAAAAACACTGCTCGTCTCCGCTTATAAAGCCCTTTCTGCACTTTATGCTAAACAAAACAATTACAAACTGGCCTGGGAATACCAGGTGAAGTATGCTGACCTGAATGACACACTTTTTCAGGAAGACACTTTCCGCCAGATGGCAGAGCTGCAAACAAAGTACGATTCAGAAAAACAAAAAAAGCAACTGGAACTGCTGGAAAAGGACAACCAGCTCAAGGAACAAAAAGCCAGAAACACATGGTATCTTCTGATGGCGTTCGGAATTGCCGCCCTGATCATTGGATACATCCTGTACACACGCTATAAACTCAAGCAAAAAGCGAACGAAAAACTTTCGCAGGCCTACCGTGAAATCGAGGAAAAAAACAAAGACATCACGGACAGTATCATCTATGCCAAGCGCATCCAGGAGGCCGTCCTTCCTTCCGACGAGCAGGTGAAGACGGCCATGCCCGACAGCTTTGTGCTGTACAAACCAAAAGATATTGTGAGCGGTGATTTTTACTGGATTGAAAAGGTGAAAGCACTCAGCATATTCGCGGCTGTGGACTGTACGGGACATGGCGTACCGGGTGCCTTTTTAAGTATGGTGGGAAATTCGCTTCTCAATCAAATGGTCTTTGAACGCGGCCTCACCCAACCCGCTGAAATCCTGAACAACCTGAACGCCGCACTTCAGGAAACACTGCTGAAGGGTGTGGAAGGACAAGAAGTGAAAGATGGGATGGACGTGGCGTTATGCGCATATGATCCGGCTTCACGAACCCTCCAGTTCGCCGCTGCTTTCAATCCCATGTTTATCGCCCGATGCAAGAACGGAAAGTATGAGATGGAAGAGGTAAAAGCCGATAAAATCTCTATCGGCATATCAGATTCCGCAGAAAAGCAGCACTTTCGGGATTATGCTACGGTGCTGCACCCCGGCGATTGTGTGTATATTTTTACGGACGGATTCGCGGATCAGTTTGGCGGACAGGAAGGAAAGAAGTTTAAATATGGCCGCTTCAAAGAAATCCTGCGACAAATCGCTGAGTTTCCCGCCCCGCAGCAGAAGGCCAAACTTCATAAAGAGTTTGAAGAAT harbors:
- a CDS encoding PorP/SprF family type IX secretion system membrane protein — its product is MKISIASLLIFATLVLPAQQMPYFTQVRTNAVFFNPAVLGTKRLIDLRFNYRNQWVGFDGQPKTQGFNLNSRLYKGKMGAGIQYWTDITGPTERDLFSVGYAYHFRYPDIEMSLGVSANFYKYFINGAAITIRNSQDKTIDRSILADDRFFDMNAGFLLYNDRFHVGLCAQNLIQQSAEFYDGVPDSVKGAIIKMVPHPFFTVGYNWAGHPDFVWENTFNAGYITGATITMDYSLRIFIRNKMIGGASYRLKDAVALHAGFILLDQCQIVYSYDIGMSALRKAHQNTHEISLVWSSDLEFIFGKRRGNNAFAREKFQYMF
- a CDS encoding gliding motility-associated C-terminal domain-containing protein encodes the protein MSDNLKLILYFLLPLLLLSSGNSCIAQLAAEAGNSVSACPNQTYTIGGSPTALGGSPPYSYLWTPSQGLSNPNSANPLLTPTTAVWMYYVQVTDAVGNTAIDSMNVWHQGAMFSGAGNDTGVCFGETVVLGEPGNSSSGLTFAWLPAVGLPNPSAPNPQCTINTTTTYTVTISGGICPVMTETVTVTIYALPAVSAGPDVTINEGDVTTLSASGASQYWWTPNNTLLYATTANPDAFPLTTTTYLVVGTSAEGCFGYDQVTVFVNPYDSLIFYNTFTPNNDGDNDFFYIGNVFKYPDNKLTIYNRYGNIVYMTTPYLNLWDGENFGEDVPDGTYYYIFDDGKGRKYFGSVTIIR
- a CDS encoding NAD(P)(+) transhydrogenase (Re/Si-specific) subunit beta, producing MKANLLEICYLIGSITFIMGLKWMGNAKTARKGNLLGAFGMTVAILGTIFLHNYEVSGMIYGLIFAAIAVGTAVGWYTAKSVQMTKMPELVSMFNGMGGACAALISLIEFHHPYELIHTAIEEGQNAETIRELIGTQVPTLLAIIAGLIIGSVSFSGSVIAFLKLNGTMNKPVRIPMYNIINNLVLIGLLGFGAYLVYSGGNYQLVWLCFAAAILYGVMFVIPIGGADMPVVISLLNSFTGLAAAFGGFLYDNKVMLTGGILVGSAGTLLTFVMCEAMNRSLANVIFGAFGGGSTATGSGPEVKGTIKDASVTDIAVMMNYSKKVVIVPGYGLAVAQAQHVIKELENILEERGVEVKYAIHPVAGRMPGHMNVLLAESNVSYDKLVEMDEINPEFEQTDVVLIVGANDVVNPAAKSDPSSPIYGMPILEVDKAKNIIVNKRSMNAGYAGIDNLLFYDPKCSMFFGDAKKALTELVAELKTMD
- a CDS encoding Re/Si-specific NAD(P)(+) transhydrogenase subunit alpha; this encodes MKLGVPKELKPRENRVALSPDVVKDLVKKGFEVVVENGAGQNSFYADEVYTAAGASLGSKDQVYSADVVLKVNAPSPDEVAKMKKDAILISFMFAATNPDLVSACEKAGVSAFSMDAVPRISRAQKMDALSSQANLAGYKAVLMCANTLGKILPMMTTAAGTIRPSKIVIFGAGVAGLQAIATAKRLGAVVEVSDIRPETKEQVESLGGKFIEVKGDTSIKIEGGYVKGVSEEFLKKQQELVAKHVKDADVVITTALIPGRKAPVLVTEDMVKSMRFGSVVLDMAVESGGNVVGSEVNKTVQKHGVTIIGEGNIPSLLPMNASELYAKNIQTFLLHLADKDKFKWEMEEEITKGSLIVHSGKAVHPSVLKAATA
- a CDS encoding NAD(P) transhydrogenase subunit alpha, producing MENILDFFTSNREMIYFVILSIFVGVEVIGGVPSVLHTPLMSGANAIHGVVIIGAILVMLQIDPENTLSLVLGTLAVFLGTLNVVGGFVVTDRMLEMFKKKK
- a CDS encoding DUF2779 domain-containing protein, with product MAQHLLSKSSFIRGVQCEKALYLSRHFPSLRDPLDEKRQAIFSRGHLVGEKARELFPGGKDAFPGSYKKTSEWIRRTRQWMDEGMPVIYEAAFEFNGIMVALDILVREGEMWSGYEVKSSARISPVYLEDAAIQYYVISGSGVPLKEFSLVHIDTSYILEERLDVHRLFTVVPVGKEIASKNEQIAARAAKLISMLQQNLTPDISIGEQCHYPYTCDFFSHCRSHLPKDHTVFDLGGVSMQRVYEWYHTGKILITDLSTDDLDTRDVRIQASCLRSNTVHIEKELLQQFLSGLNFPLIFLDFETMMPAIPVYRGSHPYEQIPFQFSAHVLDAPGATLKHHDFVAPPGEDPRPEFTKELVKVIANAGTILAYNASFERSIMKNCAGRFPESASGLNTAIAKVTDLMEPFKKKWYYHPGMRGSASIKQVLPALAPGFSYQGLNISNGAAAMSRYESLSAAADLFEIQETIEDLKEYCKLDTLAMVKLWETLQQAVMPVSPVQ
- a CDS encoding DUF3108 domain-containing protein codes for the protein MKPEIHQKAGLKGTKKACSNFMPCCAFRNGISPASVYLTMRWLILLVFPFFLSGTDPECPIEVNAFEAGERLDYRVMYNWGVIWVEAGYASFTTELGTYDGKPAYHFVGRGRTYDKYDFIYKVRDYYDSYADTATLKPYRYRRDINEGGRVMYEDARFSHKKNKVYTMVRKEKEVRVDSVTFGSCVVDVMTAIYYARCMDFNKYKVNDTIPLNLYLENQTHSVFIRYLGKEEKQIGKLGKIKCIKFSPLLIEGTIFSGGEGMTVWATDDHRKIPVYVETPILVGKVKVMISKKP
- a CDS encoding T9SS type A sorting domain-containing protein, producing MKKLSLAVITLFISCHLFSQCHYVPSTSSLTDSVTWSFTGGSFQSYGCAPIDPTRWLSGGGMSVTMTFTNPEDYPMIRVWGMNDDDVVSVTVNGSPYTMNYSTATYLPKVVCGLSPGPDGVYFIGGNIVGSNTNAQGNYSYSDVMLLTTGVNTITVTGIAGAGWGFAGVSVNCSEITGMNSGTQPEPFHIFPIPVSNQLNVISTFGENFQLEISNAYGQLVLSEKRTSQDHTQIDVSDLPDGIYIVVLRTGSHAFSKPFLISR